In the genome of Ammoniphilus sp. CFH 90114, the window AAGCGAAATACGCTAAAGGCTTAGTCACTGCCCTGGAAGTGAAAAGGGACAAAAACAGTTTCAACCAAAAGAAGAGACAGCTGGAAGAAATCGCAATCCAGATGGATCAGTTGAATCACAGGTGGAATAAGCCATGGACCAATTAAAAGGACAAGTCATGATGAGGGGAGAAACAAGATGAAAAAAAATCAGCTGGTGCTTTTAACGGTGTCCTTTTTGTTGATTACAGGCTGCTCGTCCGGCGGACCACAGGGATCGATGGGTGCCGCGCGTGGTCAGGGAGGCTTTGGGCAAGCTCAGCAAACTGTCGCTGTAGAGGTAGAACCGGTAGCTAAGGGAGATTTGACGGTTACCAAAAAAATCCTAGGAAATGTCGTATCGGATAGCGTGAGCGAAGTTTCTTCTGGAATATCCGGGGAGCTAATATCCCTTCAGGTTAAAAAAGGCGATAGGGTTCAAAAAGGGCAAATTCTTGCCACGGTGGATATCTCCGATACCCAAGAAGCGATCACACAATCGGAAATGGAAATAGAAAGCGCCAAGCAGCAGCTTGAGAATGCTCAAATTTCCAAGAAGCAAGCCCAACAGAAGGCACGGGATCTTCAACAGGCGGAGACGGATTGGGACAAAGCCAAGGAGGAACTAGAAGAAGCTCAGTACCTCTATGAACAGGGTGCCATCGCTTTAGCTGAATTGAAAGCTGCCCAGACGCTGGAGGAGGAAAGAAAAACGGCCTATGAGAATCAAGAGGCTTCTTTAGAAATTGAGATGGAAAAAGCGGATTTATCGATACGACAAAACGAGCTAAGTGTAAAAAAGGCGGAAATCAATCTCCAGCAAACGCTCAAGGATGTACGTGATACGCAGAGCGATGGGGTCATCCGCGCACCTATTTCAGGAGAAGTCATGGCCGTTAACTACAAGGTTGGCGAGAATGTATCTAGTCAACAGCCGCTGGTTACCATCTCGAACAACCAGCAACTAATCATCACCGCACAGGTTACAGCGGAGCAAAAAGCGCTTCTTCCGAAAGGGCGAGAGGTGAATGTGGAGACTGTCGCAGAAAGTAAAACGCTCAAGGCTAAGGTCGATTATGTCAGTGGAGCCACAAATGAGAATGGACTTTTCGATGTGGAATTGACCTTTGCAACCTCGGATACCTCTGTTGCTAGCGGTGAGGTGGTGCAGTTGACCTTTACGGAAACGTTGGTCGAGAATGCACTTCTCGTTCCAACGAAAGCCATTTTGCAGGAAGGTGACTCGCGTATTGTCTATACGGCTGAAGGCGGAAAAGCGGTTAAGCGGAAGGTGGAAATCATTAATAGTCAGACACACCTTACAGCGGTCCAAGGAGATCTTCAGGAGAATACTCAGCTCATAGTCAATGGGCACAAATTGGTGTCGGATGGAATGACCATCCTGCTTCCTGGACAGGAGCTCCCTGCGGTTGGCGGGGGTCCAGGTGAGGGGGAGAACGCTCAGGGACAAGCCGGGGAAGGGCAGCGAAGACAAGGACCGTCAGGTACTGGCGGGGGTGGCAGATCGTGAATATAATCAAGTCATCGGTACATCGCCCAGTTACGGTCATCATGCTCGTGATTTGTTTGCTCCTGGTAGGAGCGGTGACCCTGCGGGATATACCCATTGATCTGTTTCCGGAAATCGAAAACAAAACGGTAACCGTTTCAGCCTCCTACAATAATGTAGCACCGCAGGATATGGAAGAGATGGTGACGAGGCCCCTCGAGGCCCAAATCGCCTCTCTGAGCGGCGTAGAAGAAATGGTCTCCACGACGAGCACGGGATCAGTCCGTATCCGAGTGACGTTCGCGAATTCGGTGGAATTTGACAAAGCTGTTTCCGATCTTCAGATGAGAATGTCCAGAGTGGGTCGAACGCTTCCAGATGGGGTGGACACCCCTACAGTGGCCCAATTCGATGTGAACAGCATACCGGTGATGACGCTGGCCTTGGTGGGTAAAGACACGATTAGTCTGCAACAGATAGCTGACGATATGATGCCAAGTTTCGAGCGAATTGAAGGAGTTGCAGGCGTCTCCGTCCAAGGCGGAAGATCCGCCGAGTTGAAAGTCATACTCAATCCCATCTTGCTTAAGCAATATGGGTTGACGGCAAGCAGCGTGTCGACTGCGATCCGGGAGAAAAACGCTGCAGGAACGGTCGGTGCAGTTCCCAAAGGAGATGAAGAGATTCAGATCCGTGTAGATGGTGAGTATACTTCACTCGATCAGATCGCCCATACTCCCATTCGCTTAAAAGATGGAAAAACCATTACGGTCGAAGATGTTGCTGACATTACCAATACGTCAAGTGAAGTAGACAACATAACGCGAATCAATCAGGAAGAGGGCGTGCTTTTTTCCATTTCTAAACAGTCAGGCAGCAATACGGTGGATATCGCCGACAAGGTTTTAGCTACTATGGAAAACCTTCAGAAAGAATGGGGAGAAGACATCCGGCTTGTTGTGGTGAACGACCAGTCCACCTTTATCCGAAACGCAATTAGCGGAGTGACGCAAGCGATCACCATCGGGGGCGCCATTGCGGTATTGATTTTGCTATTCTTCTTGCGCAGTCTTCGAGCCACTTTGGTGATTGGTGTTTCGATCCCGCTTGCGGTCGTGACGACCTTTATTCTCATCCGCTATTCCGATCAGACCCTTAACGTAATTACTCTCTCCGGGCTAGCCTTGGGAATTGGGATGATGGTTGATAGCTCGATTGTTATTTTGGAAAATATCATCAAACATAAGCAAGACGGGCTTAGTGCAAAAGAGGCGGCAATTCAGGGTGGCTCGGAATTAGTTTCTGCCGTCATCGCATCGACAACGACGACGCTCGTCGTTTTCCTACCGCTCATTATGATCGATAACGGCCAAATTTCACAGCTGTTCGTTCCGATGGCGGTCATCGTTTCCTTTTCGCTTATTGCGGCTTTAGTCGTTGCTGTAACTTTTGTTCCTATGGTTGCGTCCAACATGCTAACCAACACCAAAAATGATAGGTTGGCGACAGATCCCGCATGGATCCGGTTATTATCCCGATCCTATGAACGCTTGTTACGGCTGAGCTTGAAACTGCGTTGGCTGGTCGTGCTTACTGTGGTTGCTATTACAATTGGAAGCTGCTTCTTTTTCTCCTCCTTCGAGGTTCAGACCTTCCCTCGTTCTCAGGAGCAAAGGCTGGACTTGTCTGCCAACTTTGATGAAGGAACCGAGTTTTCTAAGGTAGAGGCTTATGCCAATCAAGTCGAAGGAATTTTACAGAAGTACAAGGAGAATATTAAATTACTTCAAACCTCAATCAGTGAGACCAGAGTTCAAGTGTCACTTCAGCTGGTCAAAGCGGATGAGATGACAATGCCGACAGCGGCATTGAGTGCTGCAATTCAGTCGGACTTAAAGCAAAACATCGTGGGAGCTAATTTTACGGTGGGACGGCAATTCCGTTCGGCTGGGGGAAGTGGTTCTGCGCTGCAAGTCAGTATAGCGGGGCCCGATCAAGAAGTATTAACCACGCTTCTTGAACAGGTCGAACTCTTGTTATCGAGGGTCCCTTCGCTTGAGAATGTTGAGGTTCCGAGTGTGAGTGGGCGACCGCAATTTACTGTAAGGGTAGATGACACCGTAGCCTCTCAATACGGTCTTACGCAAGGGGATGTGATGGACCAGCTTAGTACGGTATTTGATGGTT includes:
- a CDS encoding efflux RND transporter periplasmic adaptor subunit translates to MKKNQLVLLTVSFLLITGCSSGGPQGSMGAARGQGGFGQAQQTVAVEVEPVAKGDLTVTKKILGNVVSDSVSEVSSGISGELISLQVKKGDRVQKGQILATVDISDTQEAITQSEMEIESAKQQLENAQISKKQAQQKARDLQQAETDWDKAKEELEEAQYLYEQGAIALAELKAAQTLEEERKTAYENQEASLEIEMEKADLSIRQNELSVKKAEINLQQTLKDVRDTQSDGVIRAPISGEVMAVNYKVGENVSSQQPLVTISNNQQLIITAQVTAEQKALLPKGREVNVETVAESKTLKAKVDYVSGATNENGLFDVELTFATSDTSVASGEVVQLTFTETLVENALLVPTKAILQEGDSRIVYTAEGGKAVKRKVEIINSQTHLTAVQGDLQENTQLIVNGHKLVSDGMTILLPGQELPAVGGGPGEGENAQGQAGEGQRRQGPSGTGGGGRS
- a CDS encoding efflux RND transporter permease subunit, which codes for MNIIKSSVHRPVTVIMLVICLLLVGAVTLRDIPIDLFPEIENKTVTVSASYNNVAPQDMEEMVTRPLEAQIASLSGVEEMVSTTSTGSVRIRVTFANSVEFDKAVSDLQMRMSRVGRTLPDGVDTPTVAQFDVNSIPVMTLALVGKDTISLQQIADDMMPSFERIEGVAGVSVQGGRSAELKVILNPILLKQYGLTASSVSTAIREKNAAGTVGAVPKGDEEIQIRVDGEYTSLDQIAHTPIRLKDGKTITVEDVADITNTSSEVDNITRINQEEGVLFSISKQSGSNTVDIADKVLATMENLQKEWGEDIRLVVVNDQSTFIRNAISGVTQAITIGGAIAVLILLFFLRSLRATLVIGVSIPLAVVTTFILIRYSDQTLNVITLSGLALGIGMMVDSSIVILENIIKHKQDGLSAKEAAIQGGSELVSAVIASTTTTLVVFLPLIMIDNGQISQLFVPMAVIVSFSLIAALVVAVTFVPMVASNMLTNTKNDRLATDPAWIRLLSRSYERLLRLSLKLRWLVVLTVVAITIGSCFFFSSFEVQTFPRSQEQRLDLSANFDEGTEFSKVEAYANQVEGILQKYKENIKLLQTSISETRVQVSLQLVKADEMTMPTAALSAAIQSDLKQNIVGANFTVGRQFRSAGGSGSALQVSIAGPDQEVLTTLLEQVELLLSRVPSLENVEVPSVSGRPQFTVRVDDTVASQYGLTQGDVMDQLSTVFDGLSAATMQQDGKEYNVVIQLPETESDTIEDLYGFLVQTSGGQHVSLETIASIEEGKGPVSIQRENQRQMYTVTADMVEGTSAAQVMGQVNQLLSQIPVPNGYEVTMGGMRQQFNESLGNLLLTIGLAIFLVYTVMAVQFESFTQPFIVMFTIPTAVVGVVVALLTTGLPLSFPVFIGMIVLAGIVVNNAIILIEYINQLRERGMDKVEAIVEAGGRRLRPILMTTVTTVLGMLPLSLGLAEGSETQQPIGVVTIFGLSISMLFTLFFIPIMYTLVDDAVSWLKRLFTKGNEVIKETGGNGKPMES